A genomic segment from Gammaproteobacteria bacterium encodes:
- a CDS encoding HDOD domain-containing protein — protein sequence MTIIQTFDDNAVAQLLKGIDIPPQPAVLNVVMREQQRANPDLHKIAAAVSKDVGLSAAMLRAANSPAFGLRKKVTSISQAVILLGLANSMSLVTGLLLRMTMSSGRDKVKLEHFWDGATDTATICAVLARRLRIMTPDHAYMLGLFHDCGIPILMQRFSNYIDILRQANTNSQESITITEDKIFNTNHSVVGYFVTRSWFLPEEIREIVLHHHDELLLINKQNDALAKKIGFLTLAEHFSDEFHARYEEGMWKRTGGKILEIFDITETDFRDISDEMKEILSCS from the coding sequence ATGACCATCATTCAGACCTTTGACGACAATGCCGTTGCCCAACTTTTGAAAGGGATCGATATCCCCCCTCAACCTGCGGTGCTGAATGTTGTCATGAGGGAACAACAACGAGCCAATCCGGATCTACATAAAATTGCTGCCGCAGTGTCTAAGGATGTGGGACTCTCAGCCGCCATGCTGCGGGCTGCTAATTCGCCAGCTTTTGGGTTGCGTAAAAAAGTCACTTCGATTTCCCAGGCGGTAATTTTATTGGGACTTGCGAATAGCATGAGTTTAGTTACTGGTCTTTTACTGCGAATGACCATGTCGTCCGGTAGAGATAAAGTAAAACTAGAACATTTTTGGGATGGAGCCACGGATACGGCCACGATTTGCGCAGTATTGGCGCGACGCCTTAGGATAATGACACCCGACCATGCTTATATGCTTGGTTTATTTCATGATTGTGGTATTCCTATTTTAATGCAGCGCTTTTCTAATTATATTGACATATTGCGTCAGGCTAATACAAATTCGCAAGAATCTATTACGATCACGGAGGATAAAATTTTTAATACTAATCATTCAGTGGTTGGCTATTTTGTGACGCGATCCTGGTTCTTGCCGGAAGAGATTCGTGAGATAGTGTTGCATCACCATGATGAATTATTATTAATAAATAAACAGAATGATGCATTGGCCAAAAAAATCGGTTTTTTAACACTTGCCGAACATTTTTCCGATGAATTCCATGCACGTTATGAAGAAGGCATGTGGAAACGGACTGGAGGAAAAATACTAGAAATTTTCGATATTACGGAAACGGATTTTCGTGATATAAGCGATGAAATGAAGGAAATTTTATCATGCTCTTAA
- a CDS encoding hypothetical protein (Evidence 5 : Unknown function) — MKIEIRSIDGLVLFSYNVENNTIKTTVEAAKKRYVSLCNADLANANMMDIDAENINLAGANLAGAYLIGANFTGAYLIGANFTGANLIGAKLYHANLTNTNFTNANLVDACLYDTILTNANFTNANLIHINLSGANSVLDGIVASVMRTVTLDSTRNMERKINIDLNFAIQSHIDWKKKLIIAINKKEIINDETVFTDDQCTFGKWLHGEAKKHYSQFSTYHICIAKHTEFHKYAGDIVKAINEKRFTDAEVMIEQGNYFEISFALINSINDLKLEASIFGSSNC; from the coding sequence ATGAAAATTGAAATCAGATCAATAGATGGGCTTGTGTTATTCTCCTATAATGTTGAAAATAACACTATTAAGACGACGGTTGAAGCGGCCAAGAAAAGATATGTCAGCTTATGTAATGCAGATTTGGCCAATGCAAATATGATGGATATTGATGCAGAAAATATTAATCTAGCTGGCGCTAATCTTGCGGGTGCTTATTTAATTGGTGCCAATTTTACTGGCGCTTATTTAATTGGTGCTAATTTTACTGGCGCTAATTTAATTGGCGCTAAACTATATCATGCCAATCTGACTAATACCAATTTTACTAATGCCAATCTGGTTGACGCATGCTTATATGATACCATTTTGACTAACGCTAATTTTACAAACGCCAATCTGATCCATATCAACTTGAGTGGCGCTAATTCGGTCCTAGATGGAATTGTGGCCAGCGTCATGAGAACCGTTACTCTGGATAGTACTCGCAACATGGAAAGAAAAATAAATATTGATCTGAACTTCGCTATTCAATCTCATATAGACTGGAAAAAAAAGCTGATTATTGCAATTAATAAAAAGGAAATCATTAATGATGAGACCGTATTTACGGATGATCAGTGTACTTTTGGTAAATGGCTGCATGGTGAGGCAAAAAAACATTATTCGCAATTTTCTACTTACCATATCTGTATCGCTAAACATACTGAATTTCACAAGTATGCTGGAGATATTGTAAAGGCGATTAATGAAAAAAGATTCACTGATGCAGAGGTAATGATCGAGCAAGGCAATTATTTTGAAATATCCTTTGCTTTAATTAACTCCATCAATGATCTTAAATTGGAAGCAAGTATTTTTGGATCTTCCAACTGTTGA
- a CDS encoding hypothetical protein (Evidence 5 : Unknown function), with product MIGRIKELREYPRYSCNLPVKIITGGDELDGIAMNIGFEGMLIIMDNNKQIDLNTIFNIRFRLPFMIHDTEVRSRVNSNNERTIGVKFIGLKTKDIDGLKRFIDMILDIEGYNEMLAIQSRIAINALLETTLSKLSLDRQLEVALEIILTVSWCSLEYKGSIFSFDRQEQILRMETSINAQDLQILCNKVPIGQCLCGRAAQLKKIVFSNHVHKDHVTVYDDMMPHGHYCVPILDDSELLGVLNIYVPDGHVQDRNEENFLLAAAAIIANLIKFRTSQEPHG from the coding sequence ATGATAGGTAGAATAAAAGAACTTAGAGAATATCCAAGGTATTCGTGTAATCTTCCAGTAAAAATAATAACAGGAGGTGATGAACTTGATGGGATAGCGATGAATATAGGCTTTGAAGGAATGCTGATTATCATGGACAACAATAAACAGATTGATTTAAATACTATTTTTAATATACGTTTTAGACTGCCATTCATGATTCATGATACTGAGGTTCGCTCAAGAGTTAATTCAAATAATGAAAGAACCATTGGAGTCAAATTTATAGGGCTTAAAACAAAAGATATCGACGGACTGAAACGGTTTATTGACATGATCCTGGATATTGAAGGATATAACGAAATGTTGGCAATTCAATCACGGATTGCCATTAATGCACTTCTCGAAACTACTTTGAGCAAATTATCTCTTGATAGACAACTGGAGGTTGCTCTTGAAATAATATTAACAGTTTCATGGTGTTCGCTTGAGTATAAAGGATCAATATTCTCATTTGACAGGCAGGAACAGATTTTACGAATGGAAACAAGTATAAACGCTCAAGATTTACAAATACTTTGCAACAAGGTCCCTATTGGTCAATGTTTATGCGGTCGTGCCGCACAATTAAAAAAGATTGTCTTTAGTAATCATGTTCATAAAGATCATGTTACTGTCTATGACGACATGATGCCTCATGGTCATTATTGTGTGCCAATTCTTGACGATTCGGAACTTCTTGGAGTATTGAATATATATGTTCCCGATGGACATGTTCAAGACAGAAATGAGGAAAATTTTCTTTTGGCGGCGGCGGCAATAATTGCCAATCTTATTAAGTTTAGAACCAGTCAAGAACCCCACGGCTAA
- a CDS encoding putative TIGR02266 family protein (Evidence 3 : Putative function from multiple computational evidences): MKNSESSFYEKRSHPRFKCNFPVKIMTEHGIFTGMSVDISIGGIKIASPESFAIGQVVKLNFKLPTMASAIEVGACVLWKMEPLHGLQFDKLQSEDILGLIQMFNESDYGLVFDSAGSFYGTRVY, translated from the coding sequence ATGAAGAATTCAGAAAGCAGTTTCTACGAAAAACGCTCACATCCACGCTTCAAGTGTAATTTTCCAGTCAAAATCATGACCGAACATGGAATATTTACTGGAATGTCGGTAGATATAAGTATTGGAGGAATAAAAATAGCAAGTCCTGAATCGTTTGCCATCGGTCAGGTGGTAAAGCTTAATTTCAAATTGCCAACAATGGCTTCCGCGATTGAAGTGGGTGCGTGCGTGTTGTGGAAAATGGAACCTTTGCATGGACTGCAATTTGATAAACTTCAATCAGAAGATATCTTGGGATTGATACAAATGTTTAATGAAAGTGACTATGGCCTTGTATTTGACTCGGCGGGAAGTTTTTACGGGACAAGAGTATACTGA
- a CDS encoding putative lipoprotein (Evidence 3 : Putative function from multiple computational evidences): MIDISRARLIHLKWLLQLETLLRQDASPHLQSYKSCELGIWIYNEGIKKYGKYPEMSFLEKRHKHFHENADLLVKLFKEQNYVEAEVALDELKRDSQDLIFMLTMIEYRMAENPVV; the protein is encoded by the coding sequence ATGATAGACATTTCTAGGGCAAGATTAATTCATCTCAAATGGCTGCTGCAATTAGAAACGTTATTGCGACAAGATGCTAGTCCGCATTTACAATCCTACAAATCATGTGAATTGGGAATTTGGATTTATAACGAAGGAATCAAAAAATATGGGAAATATCCTGAAATGTCATTTCTCGAAAAGCGCCACAAGCATTTTCATGAAAATGCAGATTTACTTGTAAAACTTTTCAAGGAACAAAATTATGTAGAAGCAGAAGTCGCTCTTGATGAATTAAAGCGCGACAGCCAGGATTTAATTTTCATGTTGACGATGATTGAGTATCGCATGGCAGAAAATCCTGTAGTTTGA
- the mamV gene encoding putative Cation efflux protein (Evidence 3 : Putative function from multiple computational evidences), which translates to MQAGWTDLFCTLTQAIFRTILGWVSGSLGLVVQGLYSFGDALAKVVTLVSVQIANRPPSKKFPFGYGKILFVSSLIIGVGLLIGGVSLGLTIFTGVEGVQSVHPMVTIFGIMLSASASEFMYHFMSCVAKENNNSAIKSASLDNRVDAISSVMVLIGNLLSNAGIPTAEKIVAFVIVLMVVRIGVMIAWDAINGLLDVSVSQETLSDMARAVRITQGVHDVKLIRGRSLGEYWEIYLHIALDENITIREGDDIVIHLKKRILANFPKVKHVWVVTVPQESRDNEEDDYWKSHLFSMPRANMVNKPSNPSSVAK; encoded by the coding sequence ATGCAAGCTGGATGGACGGATTTGTTCTGTACGCTAACCCAGGCAATCTTCCGAACCATTCTTGGGTGGGTATCCGGTAGTTTGGGATTGGTGGTCCAGGGGCTTTATTCTTTTGGCGATGCTCTTGCAAAAGTGGTTACGTTGGTTAGCGTGCAAATTGCTAATCGGCCACCCAGCAAAAAATTTCCATTTGGCTATGGGAAAATTCTGTTCGTCTCTTCCTTAATTATTGGCGTGGGGTTGCTGATTGGAGGTGTATCACTGGGTCTGACAATTTTTACTGGAGTTGAGGGCGTGCAGTCAGTACATCCTATGGTGACAATTTTTGGCATTATGCTGTCAGCATCCGCTAGTGAATTTATGTACCATTTCATGAGCTGTGTTGCCAAAGAAAATAATAATTCAGCGATTAAATCAGCCTCGCTGGATAATCGTGTCGATGCAATTTCATCTGTCATGGTGCTAATTGGAAACTTGTTATCAAACGCCGGCATTCCCACCGCAGAAAAAATTGTTGCATTTGTTATTGTATTGATGGTGGTCAGAATCGGTGTGATGATCGCCTGGGATGCGATTAATGGTTTACTGGATGTGTCTGTGTCACAAGAAACTTTGTCCGACATGGCCCGTGCTGTTCGGATAACTCAGGGCGTTCATGATGTAAAGTTAATTCGTGGTCGTAGTCTTGGTGAGTATTGGGAAATTTATCTGCACATTGCTCTTGATGAAAATATCACGATTCGTGAAGGAGACGACATCGTGATTCATTTGAAAAAACGGATTCTGGCAAATTTTCCAAAGGTAAAGCATGTTTGGGTTGTCACGGTTCCACAAGAATCAAGAGATAATGAAGAAGATGACTATTGGAAAAGTCATTTATTTTCGATGCCACGCGCCAATATGGTCAATAAACCAAGCAATCCTTCCTCAGTCGCAAAATAA